A single window of Nicotiana sylvestris chromosome 3, ASM39365v2, whole genome shotgun sequence DNA harbors:
- the LOC104219805 gene encoding NAC domain-containing protein 83 has protein sequence MDKFNFVKDGAIKLPPGFRFQPTEEEIVFQYLIRKTFSCPLPASIIPEINICKHDPWDLPGDIEQDRYFFSNKEAKYRNGNRSNRATSSGCWKPTGLDKQITCSKRKPILGMKKTLVFYKGKSSHASRTEWIMHEYRLVLPKNQPFNFHHFKKSSQSSMVQIGNWVLCHIFMKRRNGKCDQDILEADHQHVQTPKQTLYYDFMREDLSYRAISSCSSSLSNDDSSEVSSSPSGLVEHEEASNRAL, from the exons ATGGACAAGTTCAACTTCGTAAAAGATGGAGCCATAAAACTGCCTCCAGGTTTTCGATTTCAGCCAACTGAAGAAGAGATTGTGTTtcaatacttgattcgcaaaacaTTTTCTTGCCCCTTACCTGCTTCTATCATTCCTGAAATCAATATTTGCAAGCACGACCCCTGGGATTTGCCTG GTGATATAGAGCAGGATAGATATTTCTTCAGCAACAAGGAAGCTAAATACAGGAATGGTAATCGCTCCAACAGGGCAACTTCAAGTGGCTGTTGGAAACCAACTGGTTTAGACAAACAAATTACATGCTCAAAAAGAAAGCCAATTCTTGGGATGAAGAAAACTCTAGTTTTCTACAAAGGAAAGAGTTCTCATGCTTCTAGAACTGAATGGATTATGCATGAATATCGCCTTGTTCTCCCCAAAAATCAACCCTTCAATTTCCACCATTTCAAGAAATCCTCTCAG AGTTCTATGGTTCAAATTGGAAATTGGGTACTTTGTCATATATTCATGAAAAGAAGAAATGGAAAATGTGATCAAGACATTCTAGAGGCTGATCATCAGCATGTCCAAACACCAAAACAGACATTGTATTATGATTTTATGAGAGAAGATTTGAGTTATAGAGCAATTTCCTCTTGCTCTTCTTCTTTGAGTAATGATGATTCAAGTGAGGTTTCTTCAAGTCCAAGTGGTCTAGTAGAGCATGAAGAAGCTAGCAATCGAGCTCTTTGA